Proteins encoded by one window of Vampirovibrionales bacterium:
- a CDS encoding nucleotidyltransferase substrate binding protein — MSKTEKARWQYRFDNFERAYGLLREAITLAAARDLTQLEKEGLIQRFEFTIELAWKTLKDYLESQNVALTQVTPRAVIREAFAARILTDGELWMDALDARNRMAHTYDRRQFEAVIEAIRLRYLDAIEALYLRLRPADPSIDL; from the coding sequence GTGTCAAAGACCGAAAAAGCGCGTTGGCAATACCGGTTTGATAATTTCGAGCGGGCCTACGGGTTGTTGCGCGAAGCAATCACGCTGGCGGCGGCGCGCGACCTGACGCAACTGGAGAAAGAGGGCCTCATTCAGCGTTTCGAGTTTACCATTGAGCTGGCCTGGAAAACGCTGAAAGACTATCTCGAGAGCCAAAACGTCGCACTGACGCAGGTGACGCCGCGGGCCGTTATCCGGGAAGCTTTCGCCGCCCGGATCCTCACCGATGGTGAGCTGTGGATGGATGCGCTGGACGCGCGTAATCGTATGGCGCATACTTACGATCGCCGCCAGTTTGAGGCGGTCATTGAGGCGATTCGCCTCCGTTATCTGGATGCGATCGAAGCGCTTTACCTGCGGTTACGACCTGCCGATCCCTCTATCGACTTATGA
- a CDS encoding nucleotidyltransferase domain-containing protein: MTASDASVEKGFHGLSDAQVALMRQILAPYVNRIARVDIFGSRATGTYRASSDIDLSLRGHVDEALLARLTTLFIESRLPFKVDLHAYDAIAYAPLKDIVDRQGRPFLTRDDLLCEEKTGS; this comes from the coding sequence ATGACGGCCAGCGATGCTTCTGTAGAAAAGGGCTTCCACGGACTCAGCGATGCGCAGGTGGCCCTGATGCGCCAAATTTTAGCGCCTTACGTCAATCGCATTGCGCGGGTCGATATTTTTGGCTCACGCGCGACAGGAACCTATCGCGCTTCTTCGGATATCGACTTGTCTTTGCGCGGCCATGTGGATGAGGCGCTGCTTGCGCGACTGACGACGCTTTTTATTGAAAGCCGACTGCCGTTTAAGGTCGATTTACATGCCTACGACGCGATTGCCTATGCGCCTTTAAAAGACATTGTGGATCGTCAGGGACGTCCTTTTCTGACGCGCGACGATCTCCTCTGCGAAGAAAAAACCGGGTCTTAA
- a CDS encoding metal ABC transporter permease, giving the protein MQRALGAGVLVCALASALGVFVVQRRWSFLGDGLAHAAFGGAALGLLLGAPPLLVATPFTLAIAHGVAFISARSRLATDTAIGILFACSMALGIIFLSLRQAATADAFTYLFGSILAVTPLDLALTGVLALTTACLIPSYWGRWAYATFDRDQALADRLNVVRDDAVLMTLLALTVVCAIKTVGAVLITAFLTIPPATARLLATTFARMTLYSALIGLATTIAGLWLSYPLDLPSGPVIILLQAAAFFVALTLRRRSF; this is encoded by the coding sequence ATGCAGCGCGCGCTGGGAGCCGGCGTTTTGGTCTGCGCCCTGGCGTCTGCGCTGGGCGTCTTTGTGGTTCAGCGCCGCTGGAGTTTTCTGGGCGATGGGCTTGCGCATGCGGCGTTTGGCGGCGCGGCGCTGGGCCTGCTGCTGGGCGCGCCGCCGCTGCTGGTCGCAACCCCCTTTACGCTGGCCATCGCGCACGGGGTTGCCTTCATTAGCGCGCGTTCGCGTTTGGCGACCGATACGGCCATTGGCATCCTGTTCGCCTGCTCGATGGCGCTGGGGATTATTTTCCTCTCGCTGCGTCAGGCCGCTACTGCCGACGCGTTTACGTATCTATTCGGCTCCATTCTCGCCGTGACGCCGCTCGATCTGGCGTTGACAGGCGTTCTGGCGCTGACCACAGCCTGTTTAATTCCATCTTACTGGGGACGGTGGGCCTATGCGACGTTTGATCGCGATCAGGCGCTGGCCGACCGTCTGAACGTCGTGCGCGATGACGCCGTTCTGATGACGCTGCTGGCGCTGACCGTCGTCTGCGCCATTAAGACCGTTGGCGCTGTTTTAATTACCGCTTTCCTCACCATTCCTCCTGCCACAGCCCGCCTGTTGGCGACTACATTTGCGCGGATGACGCTTTATTCGGCGTTAATCGGTCTTGCGACTACGATTGCAGGCTTGTGGCTGTCGTATCCGCTGGATCTACCTTCTGGCCCCGTGATTATTCTGTTGCAGGCGGCGGCGTTTTTCGTTGCGCTGACGCTGCGCCGCCGCTCATTTTAA
- a CDS encoding metal ABC transporter ATP-binding protein — protein MTPAALEISGLSLRYEAVTALSQVTLTLPQGAFLALLGPNGAGKSSFLRLILGLLTPSEGVIQIFGESPARRPAHWVGYVPQIKTLDRSFPGLARELVATGAHPRWPWQFSPSQSQGALAALDQVGAAHLADRPLAALSGGELQRVYLARCLARNPKLIVLDEPATGIDATLADDLYRILEACQRRTGATILMATHDLEVAHHHASHALLLNIRMMGFGPPGDALRIDRLEKAFGHGGHGHHGHGGPESAPPCCDHQSGHPGSAAR, from the coding sequence ATGACGCCTGCTGCGCTCGAGATATCGGGGTTATCGTTGCGCTATGAGGCCGTGACGGCGTTATCGCAAGTCACGCTTACGCTGCCTCAGGGGGCGTTTCTGGCGCTGCTGGGTCCCAACGGAGCCGGGAAATCCAGCTTTTTACGGTTGATATTAGGCTTATTGACGCCCAGCGAGGGCGTTATTCAGATTTTCGGCGAATCGCCCGCGCGCCGCCCTGCCCATTGGGTCGGATACGTGCCGCAGATTAAAACGCTCGATCGCAGTTTCCCCGGTTTGGCGCGCGAACTGGTGGCCACTGGGGCGCATCCGCGTTGGCCGTGGCAATTTTCGCCCTCGCAGTCGCAAGGGGCGCTGGCGGCTTTAGATCAGGTCGGAGCGGCGCATCTGGCGGATCGGCCGCTGGCGGCCCTGTCCGGCGGCGAATTGCAACGGGTGTACCTGGCGCGCTGTCTGGCTCGAAACCCCAAACTCATTGTGCTGGACGAGCCCGCCACCGGCATTGACGCCACGCTGGCCGATGATTTGTACCGCATTCTGGAAGCCTGCCAACGTCGCACCGGCGCGACGATTTTGATGGCGACCCACGATCTCGAAGTGGCGCATCACCATGCGAGCCACGCGCTGCTATTGAATATTCGGATGATGGGCTTTGGTCCGCCGGGCGATGCGCTCAGAATCGATCGCCTTGAGAAGGCTTTTGGCCATGGCGGCCATGGGCATCACGGGCATGGCGGGCCTGAGAGCGCGCCGCCCTGCTGCGATCATCAAAGCGGGCATCCGGGAAGCGCCGCGCGATGA
- a CDS encoding zinc ABC transporter substrate-binding protein, producing MKRLTPLLLLLLLAGGLIIGVSYLRAPRQTSLSTATPRALTVTASIQPMAALLREIGGERIAVEALLRPGDSPHTHEPSPQAVARVAQSAALFYVSPALDGWAARLPARQRIALLPLLPPSARLDDDPHFWMDPLAAAAMAHPLAQTLSRLDPAGTAAYHANAQQFGSRMQALHRELSQTLAATRGRGVVLYHPGLRYLLRRYDIRCLGILERSPGMEPSPRDLAQLRDALSRQTPRALLASPELSEQAAQATADALDARVVWVDELGATPERQTLTALLRYNARALAGAFGP from the coding sequence ATGAAACGCCTCACCCCGCTGTTACTCTTGCTGCTGTTGGCAGGGGGGCTGATAATCGGCGTTTCTTATCTGCGCGCGCCGCGCCAGACGTCGTTATCGACCGCGACCCCGCGCGCCCTGACGGTCACCGCCAGTATTCAGCCGATGGCGGCCCTGTTGCGCGAAATCGGCGGCGAGCGGATTGCTGTCGAAGCGTTGCTGCGTCCCGGCGATTCTCCCCATACCCATGAACCCTCGCCGCAGGCCGTGGCGCGCGTTGCGCAAAGCGCCGCCCTCTTCTACGTCTCGCCTGCGCTGGATGGGTGGGCTGCGCGATTGCCCGCGCGCCAGCGAATTGCGCTGCTGCCGCTGCTGCCGCCGTCGGCGCGCCTGGACGACGACCCCCATTTCTGGATGGATCCGCTGGCGGCGGCTGCCATGGCGCATCCGCTTGCGCAGACGCTCTCGCGGCTGGATCCGGCGGGGACGGCGGCCTATCACGCCAACGCGCAACAGTTTGGGTCGCGCATGCAGGCCTTGCACCGCGAATTAAGCCAGACGCTGGCGGCGACGCGGGGGCGGGGGGTGGTTTTGTATCATCCGGGGCTGCGCTATCTGCTGCGGCGATATGACATTCGGTGTCTGGGAATTCTGGAGCGCTCGCCTGGCATGGAGCCCAGCCCGCGCGATCTGGCGCAGCTTCGCGATGCGCTTTCGCGCCAGACGCCGCGCGCGTTACTCGCTTCGCCCGAACTCTCTGAGCAGGCGGCTCAGGCGACGGCCGACGCGCTGGATGCGCGCGTGGTCTGGGTGGATGAATTAGGCGCGACGCCTGAACGTCAGACGTTGACGGCGCTGCTGCGGTATAACGCGCGCGCGCTCGCGGGGGCGTTTGGACCATGA
- a CDS encoding Hsp20/alpha crystallin family protein, which translates to MTLAHPLNEISEQLEKAFLAIESMPLPEHLGPVNLDEDGSHTWFPNLEIDETPDEYVVSVELRGLDPDELSVEVQGASLILATRHAGRDDLDDALDNDQPLYDEEARDEANPEEEDFGECVCETTLPASVDVDRAVVVCEDGLLKVTLPKLTR; encoded by the coding sequence GTGACGCTTGCGCATCCGTTAAACGAGATTAGCGAACAGCTCGAAAAAGCCTTTCTGGCGATCGAGTCGATGCCGTTGCCTGAGCATCTGGGGCCGGTGAATCTGGATGAGGACGGCTCGCATACGTGGTTTCCAAATCTGGAAATCGACGAAACGCCTGACGAGTATGTAGTCTCGGTCGAATTACGCGGCCTCGACCCGGATGAGCTGTCTGTGGAGGTTCAGGGGGCGTCGTTGATTCTGGCCACGCGCCATGCGGGCCGCGATGATCTCGATGACGCGCTGGATAACGATCAACCGCTCTATGACGAAGAAGCGCGCGATGAGGCCAATCCTGAAGAAGAGGATTTTGGCGAATGCGTCTGTGAAACCACGTTGCCCGCCAGCGTGGATGTGGATCGCGCGGTCGTTGTCTGTGAAGACGGCCTGTTGAAGGTGACGCTGCCGAAACTGACGCGATAA
- a CDS encoding adenylate/guanylate cyclase domain-containing protein, whose translation MNFSFLKRCLVQLFQMGGVLVGATLLGRFALMIFYPGTRDTAWLFEALAPCWGLFMGASGLFVWPVEALGRLVATHLPPAIQVQFPISQAAAVFKALHVVPAGQSASHAYPGVLEWTTLLAAALWAAGFLTLSLGALLLPDGFGSDPATPSRPGSARRKSSTQAPSSSSSAPASSWTVADAERRLSARPGADAPQSPSRPSAPPAASPNVGIREMLNDLKRENISLQARQQEMKKTIGQYFSPNVLAYMEKHRHTFENIQNQRCQVSVLFCDIRGFTGFSQSHSPEEVRAYLSEYFNLANDIILNAHQGSINKLMGDGIMAYWGFPVPTTDHALLATQAALGILRELDMRNQCLKPGQSPMTVGLGVCSGEALIGNVGSSDFKDFTLIGNPVNLASRLEGMNKDLHTQLLISESTYQGLRGRLPCVDKGVVTVRGWDGPLRVYEPKR comes from the coding sequence GTGAATTTTTCTTTCTTGAAGCGATGCCTGGTGCAGTTGTTTCAGATGGGCGGCGTGCTGGTTGGCGCCACTCTGCTGGGGCGCTTTGCGCTGATGATTTTCTATCCCGGCACGCGCGACACCGCTTGGCTCTTTGAGGCGCTGGCCCCCTGCTGGGGATTATTCATGGGCGCGTCAGGCCTGTTCGTGTGGCCGGTCGAAGCCCTGGGCAGGCTTGTAGCGACTCACTTACCGCCCGCGATTCAGGTTCAGTTTCCGATTTCTCAGGCGGCAGCGGTTTTCAAGGCGCTTCATGTGGTTCCGGCCGGGCAGTCGGCAAGCCATGCCTATCCCGGCGTGTTGGAGTGGACGACGTTACTGGCCGCCGCGCTTTGGGCCGCCGGATTTCTGACGCTTTCGCTGGGCGCTCTCCTCTTGCCGGATGGCTTTGGCAGCGACCCGGCAACGCCGTCACGACCCGGCAGCGCGCGCCGAAAATCGTCGACACAGGCGCCCTCGTCGTCCTCTTCGGCGCCAGCATCCTCGTGGACTGTTGCAGACGCTGAACGACGTCTCAGCGCCCGGCCCGGCGCCGATGCGCCTCAAAGCCCGTCGCGTCCCTCTGCCCCCCCGGCAGCGTCTCCCAACGTCGGCATTCGCGAAATGCTCAACGACCTCAAACGCGAGAACATCTCGCTGCAAGCGCGTCAGCAGGAGATGAAGAAAACCATCGGACAGTATTTTTCTCCCAATGTGTTGGCGTATATGGAGAAACACCGGCATACGTTTGAGAACATTCAGAATCAGCGCTGCCAGGTCAGCGTGCTGTTTTGCGATATCCGCGGCTTCACGGGATTCTCTCAAAGCCACTCGCCCGAAGAGGTCCGCGCCTACCTGAGCGAATATTTCAATCTGGCCAACGATATCATTCTCAATGCGCATCAGGGGTCGATTAACAAGCTGATGGGCGATGGCATCATGGCCTATTGGGGTTTTCCTGTGCCGACCACAGACCATGCGCTGCTGGCAACGCAAGCGGCCCTAGGCATTCTGCGCGAGCTGGATATGCGCAATCAATGCCTGAAGCCGGGACAATCTCCCATGACGGTGGGGCTGGGCGTCTGCTCGGGAGAAGCGCTGATTGGAAACGTCGGTTCGTCGGATTTCAAGGACTTTACGCTGATCGGCAACCCCGTCAACCTCGCCTCGCGACTGGAGGGCATGAATAAAGACCTGCACACCCAACTCCTGATTTCGGAATCCACTTATCAAGGATTACGGGGGCGTTTGCCTTGTGTAGACAAGGGCGTGGTGACGGTTCGCGGATGGGACGGTCCCTTACGCGTCTATGAGCCCAAGCGCTGA
- the argF gene encoding ornithine carbamoyltransferase, whose product MTLTLQPPPRLQTPDFLAVADLSPEELSQLLAYAAHLKALRKARIAHPLLQGRSVALYFEKPSNRTRVSFEVGVADLGAHPFMLRKDEVNLGVRETIADTARTLSRYVDGIMIRTFSHSDVEQLADYASVPVINGLTDAHHPCQILADLLTVRERFGELQGLKLAFIGDGNNIAHSLLEGCALAGMRVAIACPKTHAPLPEIVSRAQQLASRTPGASVLVTDNLADAVEGAAAVYTDVWISMGQEKETAERRRIFEGYQVNESLMRGARPDAVVLHCLPAHRGEEISAETFEKHADVIFDEAENRLHAQKAVMAALMAPR is encoded by the coding sequence ATGACGCTGACGCTTCAACCCCCGCCGCGCTTGCAGACGCCGGATTTTCTGGCGGTCGCCGACTTATCGCCGGAAGAATTATCGCAATTGCTGGCCTATGCCGCGCATCTCAAGGCGCTGCGAAAAGCGCGCATCGCGCATCCGTTGCTGCAAGGGCGCAGCGTGGCTCTCTACTTTGAAAAACCCAGTAACCGCACGCGCGTCAGCTTTGAAGTCGGCGTGGCGGATCTGGGCGCGCATCCGTTTATGCTGCGCAAGGACGAGGTGAATCTTGGCGTTCGCGAAACCATCGCCGATACGGCGCGAACGCTCAGCCGCTACGTCGACGGCATTATGATTCGCACGTTCTCTCACAGCGACGTCGAACAACTGGCCGATTACGCCAGCGTGCCGGTGATTAACGGCCTGACGGACGCGCATCATCCGTGCCAGATTCTGGCCGATCTGCTGACGGTACGCGAGCGCTTTGGCGAGCTTCAGGGCCTCAAGCTGGCGTTTATCGGCGATGGCAACAACATCGCCCACAGCCTGCTGGAAGGCTGCGCGCTGGCGGGGATGCGCGTGGCCATCGCGTGTCCCAAAACGCATGCGCCCCTGCCCGAGATTGTCTCGCGCGCACAACAACTGGCCAGCAGGACGCCCGGCGCGAGCGTTCTGGTGACGGATAATCTGGCGGATGCTGTCGAAGGGGCCGCCGCCGTGTATACCGACGTCTGGATCAGTATGGGCCAGGAAAAAGAAACTGCTGAGCGCCGCCGAATTTTCGAGGGCTATCAGGTCAATGAGTCCCTGATGCGCGGCGCGCGTCCCGACGCTGTGGTCTTGCATTGCCTGCCGGCGCATCGCGGCGAAGAAATTTCTGCCGAGACGTTTGAGAAACATGCCGATGTCATCTTCGACGAGGCCGAAAACCGCTTGCATGCGCAAAAAGCCGTGATGGCTGCCTTGATGGCGCCTCGCTGA
- a CDS encoding adenylosuccinate lyase, producing MIARYTLPEMAAVWTDDARYRAWLSVELAVMTAQEAIGMIPPGVAAEMSARAQHLTIDPARIEAIEAETRHDVIAFLTHLTEQLGENSRYLHLGMTSSDLLDTALSLQLSRAGVLLLDKLAALRQTIWRRAQEYRHTPMIGRSHGIHGEPITFGLKLLGWVDELDRHDRRLRAALDENRVGMVSGAMGAYSHCPPQVEASACEALGLRAAKTSTQVISRDLHATFFLALAGLASSIEKFAVELRHLQRTEVLEVEEAFAKGQKGSSAMPHKRNPISGENLTGIARLIRAFAAPALENVALWHERDISHSSVERIAFPDACILTHYMLTRAESLMAGLGVYPQNMARNLTLYGGVVFSQRVLLALTEKGLSREAAYAIVQGHAHAAWNREGGNFRVALAGDPQVSALLSPQALADCFDPAAMLRHVDAVFERFETE from the coding sequence ATGATTGCCCGCTATACCCTTCCCGAAATGGCCGCTGTCTGGACCGATGACGCGCGCTACCGCGCCTGGCTCTCGGTAGAACTGGCAGTAATGACCGCACAGGAAGCCATCGGCATGATTCCCCCAGGCGTTGCCGCCGAAATGAGCGCGCGCGCGCAGCATCTGACGATTGACCCGGCCCGGATTGAGGCGATCGAAGCCGAGACCCGGCATGACGTGATTGCGTTTCTGACCCATCTGACCGAGCAATTAGGCGAGAATAGCCGGTATCTGCATCTGGGCATGACCAGTTCCGACTTGCTGGATACCGCGCTATCGCTACAATTAAGCCGTGCGGGCGTCCTGCTTCTCGACAAACTTGCCGCCCTGCGCCAGACGATTTGGCGTCGCGCCCAGGAATACCGCCATACGCCGATGATAGGGCGCTCGCACGGGATTCACGGCGAGCCGATTACCTTTGGCCTGAAGCTGTTGGGCTGGGTCGACGAACTGGATCGCCACGATCGCCGCCTGCGGGCCGCGCTGGACGAAAATCGCGTCGGGATGGTCAGCGGGGCGATGGGCGCCTACTCGCATTGTCCGCCGCAAGTCGAGGCGAGCGCCTGCGAAGCGTTGGGGCTGCGCGCGGCCAAAACCTCTACGCAGGTAATTTCGCGCGACCTGCACGCGACCTTTTTTCTGGCGCTGGCGGGGCTGGCGTCTTCTATTGAGAAATTCGCCGTGGAGTTGCGCCATTTGCAGCGTACCGAGGTATTGGAAGTAGAAGAAGCCTTCGCCAAAGGCCAAAAAGGCTCTTCGGCCATGCCGCACAAACGCAACCCCATTAGCGGCGAAAACCTCACCGGCATCGCGCGCCTGATTCGCGCCTTCGCCGCGCCCGCGCTGGAAAACGTCGCGCTGTGGCACGAGCGCGACATCAGCCATAGCTCGGTGGAGCGCATCGCCTTTCCCGACGCCTGCATTCTGACCCATTACATGCTCACCCGCGCCGAAAGCCTGATGGCGGGCCTGGGCGTTTATCCACAGAATATGGCGCGTAATCTGACCCTGTATGGCGGCGTGGTGTTTTCGCAACGCGTGCTGCTGGCCCTTACCGAAAAAGGACTCAGCCGAGAAGCGGCCTATGCCATCGTGCAAGGCCATGCGCATGCGGCCTGGAATCGCGAAGGCGGCAATTTCCGCGTCGCGCTGGCTGGCGATCCCCAGGTGAGCGCGTTGCTATCGCCCCAAGCGCTGGCCGACTGCTTCGACCCCGCCGCCATGCTGCGTCACGTAGATGCCGTCTTCGAGCGCTTTGAGACCGAATAA
- a CDS encoding 4Fe-4S dicluster domain-containing protein — MSERIEYDILLVGGSPANLTLAHRLLDLARTSGRSFSMAILEKGPEFGSHILSGAVSKPHVIERLFPEYRTNGFPIEAVCDRSHLTLLGARGQWDVPNALLPEGLRKEGYLILTLSFVVKWMADQLAEKAKTIPNVTLDFFTGFSAHGVLYEGDRVVGAQVVETPSGNPAEDAVYAKVTCFGDKGFTSRNLVDRFQLRDNPQLWSVGVKEVWELPAERGQALKGAVWHTMGYPLMDGSFGGGFIYGMDRNRLTVGLVISLDSENPNLNPQQALQALKKHPWLQGLLADGKLLKYGAALLPEGGYYSLPKKFAVDGALLLGDALGTLNITTLAGVDKAMECGWQAAEVLHDALASGDFSAAGLAPYQQKTMATHVGQELHEGRYFRHAWKENPRLLNRYLPTVLSGVDNSHALIGMAMVGLKNNPLQAIGDALRLKTLMDGKRDIGPLTYKPDHAYIQPDFKAPALPAPTEFRKDTIYSREDAVFYANPVYHEHNRHIDEFSADVCLPCIAKYEALGKTTPCVSDCTAEVHRVDVVHDLRQHAMSLENCVQCRTCEIVCPEQNLRVRPTEQGSGPDFMGL, encoded by the coding sequence GTGTCCGAACGTATTGAATACGATATTCTGCTGGTCGGGGGCAGTCCGGCCAATCTGACGCTCGCCCATCGCTTGCTGGATCTCGCCCGAACCAGCGGCCGAAGCTTCTCGATGGCGATTCTGGAAAAGGGCCCTGAATTCGGCTCGCATATTCTGAGCGGCGCCGTCTCAAAGCCGCATGTCATTGAACGTCTGTTTCCAGAGTACCGCACCAATGGCTTTCCCATTGAGGCGGTCTGCGATCGCAGCCATTTGACGCTGCTGGGCGCGCGCGGACAGTGGGATGTTCCCAACGCCCTGCTCCCCGAAGGCTTGCGCAAAGAAGGTTATCTCATTCTGACGCTGAGTTTTGTCGTTAAATGGATGGCCGATCAACTCGCAGAAAAAGCGAAAACCATACCCAACGTGACGTTGGACTTCTTTACGGGATTTTCTGCGCATGGCGTGCTGTATGAAGGCGATCGCGTCGTCGGCGCGCAGGTGGTGGAAACCCCGTCTGGCAATCCGGCGGAAGACGCCGTTTACGCCAAGGTGACGTGCTTTGGCGATAAAGGCTTTACGTCGCGCAATCTGGTCGATCGCTTCCAGTTGCGCGACAACCCGCAGTTATGGTCAGTCGGCGTCAAAGAAGTGTGGGAACTGCCCGCCGAGCGCGGCCAGGCCCTGAAAGGCGCCGTGTGGCATACCATGGGCTACCCGCTGATGGACGGCAGTTTTGGCGGCGGCTTTATTTACGGGATGGACCGCAACCGGCTTACCGTCGGACTGGTGATCTCGCTGGACAGCGAAAACCCCAACCTCAACCCGCAACAGGCGCTTCAGGCCCTCAAGAAGCATCCGTGGCTCCAAGGCCTTCTCGCTGACGGCAAGTTGCTGAAATACGGCGCGGCCCTGCTGCCGGAAGGCGGGTATTACAGCCTTCCCAAAAAATTCGCCGTGGATGGCGCGTTGTTATTGGGCGATGCGCTCGGTACGCTGAACATCACCACGCTGGCAGGCGTTGATAAGGCCATGGAATGCGGCTGGCAAGCGGCGGAAGTCTTACATGACGCCTTGGCGAGCGGCGATTTCTCTGCCGCCGGGCTGGCGCCTTACCAGCAGAAAACCATGGCGACCCATGTCGGCCAGGAGCTGCATGAAGGCCGCTATTTCCGTCACGCCTGGAAAGAGAATCCACGTCTGTTGAATCGCTATCTGCCCACGGTTCTTTCTGGCGTGGACAACAGTCATGCGTTAATCGGCATGGCCATGGTCGGTTTGAAAAACAATCCGCTACAGGCCATTGGCGACGCTCTGCGTCTGAAAACCCTGATGGATGGCAAGCGCGATATTGGACCGCTGACGTATAAGCCCGATCACGCGTATATTCAGCCCGATTTCAAAGCGCCTGCGCTTCCTGCGCCGACGGAATTCCGCAAGGACACCATCTATTCGCGCGAAGACGCGGTTTTCTACGCCAATCCCGTGTATCACGAGCATAACCGGCATATCGACGAGTTCAGCGCAGACGTGTGCCTGCCGTGCATCGCCAAATACGAAGCGCTGGGCAAAACCACGCCCTGCGTGTCCGACTGTACGGCGGAAGTGCATCGCGTGGATGTGGTGCACGACCTGCGCCAGCACGCCATGTCTCTGGAGAACTGTGTCCAGTGCCGCACCTGTGAGATTGTCTGTCCGGAGCAGAATCTGCGCGTGCGCCCGACGGAGCAGGGCTCCGGGCCGGACTTCATGGGACTTTAA
- the galE gene encoding UDP-glucose 4-epimerase GalE, giving the protein MPTLLVTGGAGYIGSHCVKQLLAQRDGWSVVTLDNLSTGFRRFIRGEFVEGSTADRALVLETLRRYDVKAVMHFAAFAYVGESVSDPEKYYDNNVCAALTLLSAMREAQVNEFIFSSSCATYGLPQRLPLTEDHPLAPVNPYGFTKRVVEEILSDFSRAYGLRYVSLRYFNAAGADPEGDIGEAHDPETHLIPLALQAAAGQRPALQVFGSDYPTPDGTCIRDYVHVNDISRAHLLALAYLQGGGASQVFNIGTEHGYSVREVIDCCQTVTGRRVPVVEGPRREGDPPMLVANAEKIRRELGWKPEYDSLKPTIETAWAWEQRKAAVLAT; this is encoded by the coding sequence ATGCCGACGCTTTTAGTCACCGGCGGGGCCGGCTATATTGGCAGCCACTGCGTCAAGCAACTGCTCGCCCAGCGGGACGGCTGGTCGGTGGTGACGCTGGATAACCTGTCCACGGGCTTTCGCCGCTTCATTCGGGGCGAGTTTGTCGAAGGGTCGACGGCCGATCGCGCGCTGGTCCTCGAAACCCTGCGCCGATACGACGTCAAAGCCGTCATGCATTTCGCCGCCTTCGCCTACGTAGGCGAATCGGTGAGCGACCCTGAAAAATATTACGATAACAACGTCTGCGCCGCCCTGACCCTGTTGTCTGCCATGCGCGAGGCCCAGGTCAACGAGTTCATCTTCTCGTCAAGCTGCGCCACGTATGGCTTGCCGCAGCGCCTGCCGCTGACCGAAGACCATCCGCTGGCGCCGGTGAATCCTTACGGCTTTACCAAGCGCGTGGTGGAAGAGATTTTATCGGATTTCTCGCGCGCGTACGGGCTGCGGTATGTCTCGCTGCGCTATTTCAATGCCGCCGGCGCGGATCCCGAAGGCGATATCGGCGAAGCGCACGACCCGGAAACCCATTTGATTCCGCTGGCCTTGCAAGCCGCAGCGGGCCAGCGTCCCGCGTTACAAGTCTTCGGCTCAGACTACCCAACGCCGGATGGCACCTGCATTCGCGATTACGTCCATGTCAACGACATCAGCCGCGCCCATCTGCTGGCGCTGGCGTATTTGCAAGGGGGCGGGGCGTCGCAGGTCTTTAATATCGGCACAGAGCACGGGTATAGCGTGCGCGAAGTCATTGATTGCTGCCAAACCGTCACCGGACGGCGCGTTCCGGTGGTAGAAGGCCCGCGTCGCGAAGGCGATCCGCCGATGCTGGTGGCCAACGCCGAAAAAATCCGGCGCGAACTGGGCTGGAAGCCAGAATATGACAGCCTGAAGCCGACGATCGAGACCGCCTGGGCTTGGGAACAGCGCAAAGCCGCCGTGCTGGCGACCTGA